From a single Endozoicomonas euniceicola genomic region:
- a CDS encoding LPS-assembly lipoprotein LptE encodes MFRQLLTQRAIQQASHFQKRAILPLLLITSLLTACGFQLRGQMDIASELSELSVTGPDRVFVRELRKALSLTGISINDDAPYRLVVTRIKQDTGQRTHSSAGSYEQLLTLKVTYQLETDDGLKLFTPMELSNERYFTRNQNQSNASSNEERIIFDELRQDIINTTVRRVAAMSGDSLRQEAERVRKIRKKEQEALEARE; translated from the coding sequence ATGTTCAGACAGCTATTAACGCAGCGAGCAATACAACAAGCAAGCCACTTTCAGAAGCGTGCCATTCTCCCCCTGTTGCTGATCACCAGCCTGTTAACAGCCTGTGGGTTTCAGCTGCGTGGGCAGATGGATATTGCCAGCGAACTGTCCGAACTGTCTGTTACAGGGCCTGACAGGGTCTTTGTCCGGGAGCTCAGAAAAGCTTTGAGCCTGACAGGTATCAGCATTAACGATGACGCCCCTTATCGTCTGGTGGTTACCCGTATCAAACAGGATACCGGTCAACGCACCCATTCCAGCGCTGGCAGTTACGAGCAACTGTTGACACTGAAGGTCACCTACCAGCTGGAAACCGATGACGGCCTGAAACTCTTTACCCCCATGGAGTTGAGTAACGAGCGTTACTTTACCCGGAACCAGAACCAGTCCAACGCTTCCAGCAACGAAGAACGTATTATCTTCGATGAGTTGCGCCAGGATATTATCAACACCACGGTTCGCCGGGTTGCTGCCATGTCGGGAGACTCTCTGCGACAGGAAGCCGAGCGCGTCCGAAAAATCCGCAAAAAAGAGCAGGAGGCGCTTGAGGCCCGGGAATGA